A segment of the Candidatus Binatia bacterium genome:
ACAGGCGGCAACCCGGTTCGAGACGCGATGCGTCCGACGCGCGTTTCGTCCGATACAGAACAGCAGAGGAGTGCCGGGCCGGGAACGGACGATGGTCGACTAGACCTGCTGTACGAATGGAGCCTCGCCTTTGCGGCGCGTACCGAACTGGCTGAGCTGATCCCACTTGTGATCTCCAAGACCGGCGAGGTGCTCGACTCGGCGGGGATGTCGTGCGGACGGGGGAGCCCCTGCGGGTTCCAGACGCCGCCTCGGACCCGCGATTCCACGATTCGGCCAGCCTCGCGACCGGCGTCAGCGTTTCGATCGAGAACGCGCGTCTGTACGAGTCGCTGCGAGCACGCGAAGAGGGGCTTCGCGCCGAGGTCGGCGCGGGACGCCGCGCGTCGCGGTGAACTGCGCGGCGCTGCCCGAGTCGCTCCTCGAGAGTGAGCCCTTCGGGCACCGGCGCGGTGCCTTCACCGGCGCGACCCAGGATCGAAAGGGGCTCTGCGAAGCGGCGGCGGGCGGCACGATCTTCTTGGGCGAGGTCGAGGCCGCGCGGATGCGCGCGGACCTCTGTATCGCCTGTCCGGCTTCCCCATCCGCCTGCCGCCCCTCGACCACCGCAGGGACGACATCCCGCATTTCGTGTCGCACTTCCTGGCCGTGGAATGTGCGTCAGCTTCGAAACGAAATCGAGCGATGCGTGGCGCTCGCCCGCGACGGCGATACCGTCGGGGCGCGGCATCTCTCCCGACGGTTGATGGGAGGCGGTGCCGGGACGTCCGCCGACGACGGCGGGGCCGCACCCGGCTACGACCTCCGGTCTGCTCGAGCCGAGTTCGAATCTCGACATATCCGTTTCGTTCTCGCAGCCCGTAGCGGAAACGTGTCGCGCGCCGCGGAGAGTCTCGGGCTTTCCCGATCGATGCTGCAGAAGAAGATGAAGGAGTACGACCTGCGCTGACTGCCGCCGGTCTTCGTTTTGAGGACGGCGCCGGGTGCTGTACAAGCGGCTGCCATGAGGCGTCAGAAGGCGTCCCCCGCGCCCACGGCGGCGCCGGTGCTGCGCCGGTCGTCAGTTGCGGCGGCGGTGGAGAAGGCGGTCCGCGGCGTGCGGATCATCGGTCCCGTGACGGACCCGCGCTACGGCATGAGCCTCCCGATCGACAGGCTCCTGTTTGATTGGCCCCAAGCGGCACGGCTCCTCGCCGAATGGGAGTATGGCGTTGCAGTCGACTTTGGCCGAGACACGGAGGCCGAGGTGGGTCACTGCCTCGCGGAGTGGACCGAGCGAGTTCGGGCGGTGGCCGCGGCGAACGAGGAGGAAGTCACGTCTCTCGCGAGCGCGTTCCCAAACTTGCACCCCGCGGGTGTCGGTGCCCGGTCTGATGCACCGGCAGCGTGCGAGCTTCTGGCGAATCGCCTGGCGCTCCTCGGCGCGACGTTTACGCCGTTCGCGTCGCGCTCGCGGGTGCTCGACCAGCCGATCTCCTCGTGGGAGGCCCCGCGCGAGACCGTCCGCGACGTCTTGACCGATCAGTATCGTGAACGAGCGGATGCCTGCCTCGGCGCTCCTCGGCTCGACGTCGAGCGCGATGCGAAGCTCCTACTCGGCGGCGCGGTCGCTCGTTTCAGCGGTCTCGACGGTTGAGCGAGATGCTCGTCGTCGTCGTCGCTGCCACGGCGCTCGCTGCGATGGCCCAGACCGTCGCGGGCTTCGGCTTCGCGCTCATCGCCGTGCCGTTCTATGTGACGGTGTTGGAGGTCTCCGAGGCGGTGGGGGCGGTCGCCGTGCTGAGCTTCGTGAACGTCGCGATGGTGGCACGCAGCGTTCGCGGGCACGCGCCGTGGCCGACCGTGCGCTACCTCCTGGCCGGCAGCATCTGTGCAATGCCCTTCGGCCTCGTACTGCTGCTCTCCGTGTCTGGCGACGTGCTGCGGATCGCCGTAGGTACGGTGTCGATCCTGATGGCCGCGGCGATCGGTGCCGGCTTCACGTTGCACGCCGCGGGTCGGGTCGGGACGTTTTTCGTCGGTGCCGCGTCGGGCGTCCTCTGTACGAGCATCGCAATCAACGGGCCCCCGGTGGTCCTTTTCCTGCAGGCTCTTCGGCATCCTCCGGAGGTCTTTCGGGCGGCGATCTCGACGTTCTTCATGTTCAACGGACTGGTCTCGCTGTCGATCTTCGCTTTTGCCGGGGTCGTGTCGACCCACTCTCTGGGGATCTCACTCACGGCGTTTCCGGCGCTGCTCGTTGGCCATTGGATCGGGCACCGCCTGCTGCCGCGGTTCAGTCCGGAGACCTTCCGGCGTTTCGTTCTAGCGCTCCTCGTCGTGAGCGCGTCGACGTCGCTGATCGACGGGCTTCTCCGTACCTTCGGTTGACCGCCATCGCCGCCGAACATAGGAGCGCAGGATGAACGCCGCCGTACTTGCCGGGGTCACGTTCGCGATCTTCGTGATCGGGTACCGCTACTACTCCCGCTTCCTCGCCGAGCGTGTGTTCCAGATCCATGCCGACGAGCCGGTTCCGTCACGGGAGCACGAAGACGGTGTCGACTACGTTCCTACCCGCCTCGGAATCCTCTGGGGCCACCACTACACGTCGATTGCCGGTGCCGCGCCGATCGTCGGCCCGGCTTTGGCGGTGATCTGGGGCTGGGCGCCGGCGCTGATCTGGGTGACGGTCGGAACGGTGATGATGGGTGCCGTGCACGATTTCTCGGCGCTCGTGCTGAGCGCACGGCATGACGGCCGGTCCATCGGCGACATCTCCGGCGTCGTGTTGAACGAGCGGGTCCGGACCCTGTTCCTGCTCATCATCTCGCTTCTGATCTGGATCGTGCTGGCCGTGTTCGCGTTCATCATCGGGACGCTCTTTGTTTCGTATCCGGGGGCGATCTTCCCGATCAACGTTCAGATCGCGATCGCTCTCCTGCTCGGGTGGCTGGTCCATCGGCGCGGACTTCCCGCGCTCGTTCCCTCGTTGGTCGCTTACGGGATCTTGTTGGTCTGCGTGTTCTACGGGGATGCGTTCGCGGCCGCTTTCCCGGCGATTGCTTCGCTGACGGTCCTGCAATGGGTGTGGGTGCTCCTGCTCTACTGCTTTGTCGCTTCGGTGCTGCCGGTCTGGTTGCTGTTGCAGCCGCGCGACTACATCAATTCTCATCAGCTCGTGACCGCGCTCATCCTGCTGTCACTCGGGTTGCTGGTCCTGCAGCCAACCGTCGCGGCGCCCGCGTTCAATCCGAACCCCGAAGGTGCACCGTCCATCCTTCCGTTCCTCTTCATCACGATCGCGTGCGGAGCGATCTCGGGGTTCCACGGCCTCGTGTCGTCGGGCACGACGTCCAAGCAGCTGGCCTGTATGAGCGATGCCCGTCCGATCGGCTACGGCGGTATGCTGGGGGAAGGCGCTCTCGGTATGCTCGCGGTTCTGGCGACGACCGCCGGATTCGCCTCGACCGAGGAGTGGTACACGCACTACGCGAGCTGGGGGGCGGCGCAGGGGCTGCCCGCCAAGCTTGGCGCGTTCGTGCAGGGGAGTGCGACGTTCGTCTCGGCGTTAGGGATTTCGATGCAGGCGGCGGAGACGTTCATGGCGGTCATCGTGATCGCTTTCGCGGCCACGTCGCTCGACACCGGTGCGCGCATCCAGCGCCTGGTCATCGGCGAGCTGGGGGAGACCTACGGGATCGCGCCGCTGAAGAACCGCTTTGTGGCCAGCGCGACGGGAATTGCCCTGGCGCTGGTGCTCGCCCTGACCCAGGCGGGTGGGAAGGGTGGGCTCATCCTGTGGCCGCTCTTCGGAACGACGAACCAGCTGCTCGCGAGCGTCACGCTGTTGCTCGTGTCGGTGTGGCTTCGTCGCAAGGGCCGGCCTGTCATCTATACGTTCCTGCCGATGGTCTTCGTTTCGGCCGCGACGCTGTTCGCCATGCTCGGTGAGGTGCGAGTTTACTTCGAGAGTGGAAGCTGGCTTCTCCTCACTTTGGGTCTCGTGATCCTGGTGTGTGACGTCTGGGTGATGTTCGAGGGGCTCCGGATCTTCCGCGATGCGAAACCCGAGCCTCCCTCCGGCGCGCCGGCTTGATCGATGGCGAGTCGGGATTTCCTCGTCTGTGCGCTCGCCGGCCTCGCACTGATGCTGAGCGGGTGCCCGCAATCGTGTGACCCCGCGCGCCGGGCGGGGTCACCGGAGGTGTTCATCGACGGTCGCTTCGCGGAGTGGGTCGATGGGGCGCGCCTCCGGGCGGACGGTCACGACTTGTTCGTCCGATTCACGGTTCCCGAGCCGATCAGTCTCCAGGCCGCGCCGTACTCGCTGGCTCTTCTCCTCGATACTGATGGCGATGCCGTCACGGGCTCCGGGCTCGACTACGTGGACGGCGAGACGGATGTGGGGGCCGAGCTGGCGATCGTGTTCTCGCCGCCCGGCGGTCGGCCGCGTCCCGGTGGCGGGAGTGGGGAAGGGGTTGCGGCGCTGCTTCTGCCGACGGACGAAGAAGATTCCAAGGCTCAAGGTTTCGGGCATGAAGGCCTGGATCTCGTCTTCGCCCCGACCCACGAGGCGACCGAGTTCGAACTGCGAATCTCTCGTCGGCTCTCCGAGCAGCCTCTGCTATCCGCGGCCTTCGAGAGTGGGCGCGTATCGGCGCATCTCTTTGGGGTCGGGAAGGATACGAAGCTCCTCTGGGCGGAGGCGCTCGGGTCCATCCCGTTGCCGCCTCTTGCCGCGGTGCCGCATCGGTTGGATGCCGCCTGGCCGGCGCGATCGGCGGAGGACGTGCGCGTCGTGTCGTGGAACGTCCTCTTCGCCACGCCGATGCGAAACCCCGAGCCGTTTGCACGCATCCTTCGCGCGCTCGATCCGGATGTCGTGCTCGTGCAGGAGTGGGAGAAGGCGACAGCGGATGATCTGCGGACATGGTTCGACACGCACGTCTCGCCCGGATGGCATGCTCTAGATTCGCCCGGGTGGGGCGTCGGTGTCGTCGCGCGGGGCGAGCTTCGTCGACTCGGTCCCGAGCGCATCGAACGCCCCGTCGATGCTCCCGCGGATAGTTTCCGACCAGATCGGGCGTTGCGACTCGCCGCAGCGGTGGTGGAAACACGACTCGGTCCTGTCGCCGCCGCGTCGCTCCATTTGAAGTGCTGCGGCTCTCCTGGTGGCTCTCAGGACCGTGCACGTATCGCGGAGGTGAGCGTGATTCGCGGTGCACTCGCCGATGCGCTGGGAGATCTTAGAGACGACGCGCCTGTTGTTCGAATCTTCGGTGGGGATTTGAATCTGGTCGGATCGGCGCATCCCCTGAACATGCTGCGTGCGGGCTTGGCGGCTGACGGCGGGGATCTCGCGGTGGCGAAGACCGACGTCTTGGGTGATCGCGCGCTTTATACGTGGCGGGGCAGGGGGTCCCGGTTCGGCGCCGGACGGCTCGACTTCCTCGCGTACGCCGGCGCGGAACTCTCTCGGGCGTTCGCCGTCGATACGGCGCGACTGCAGGACGACGTTCTCGCCGAAGCGGGGCTCGAGCGGGCCGATTCGGCGGCCAGTGATCATCTCGCGCTTGTGCTTGATCTGCGGCCTTTTCGGAGTTCGTCTGTTACGGGAGCGGAATGATCCCGGACGTCTTCACTTGGGCCTACGACCTCGCCGTGAGTTGGCTTCCCCCGT
Coding sequences within it:
- a CDS encoding helix-turn-helix domain-containing protein, which gives rise to MGGGAGTSADDGGAAPGYDLRSARAEFESRHIRFVLAARSGNVSRAAESLGLSRSMLQKKMKEYDLR
- a CDS encoding sulfite exporter TauE/SafE family protein, with translation MLVVVVAATALAAMAQTVAGFGFALIAVPFYVTVLEVSEAVGAVAVLSFVNVAMVARSVRGHAPWPTVRYLLAGSICAMPFGLVLLLSVSGDVLRIAVGTVSILMAAAIGAGFTLHAAGRVGTFFVGAASGVLCTSIAINGPPVVLFLQALRHPPEVFRAAISTFFMFNGLVSLSIFAFAGVVSTHSLGISLTAFPALLVGHWIGHRLLPRFSPETFRRFVLALLVVSASTSLIDGLLRTFG
- a CDS encoding carbon starvation protein A, with the translated sequence MNAAVLAGVTFAIFVIGYRYYSRFLAERVFQIHADEPVPSREHEDGVDYVPTRLGILWGHHYTSIAGAAPIVGPALAVIWGWAPALIWVTVGTVMMGAVHDFSALVLSARHDGRSIGDISGVVLNERVRTLFLLIISLLIWIVLAVFAFIIGTLFVSYPGAIFPINVQIAIALLLGWLVHRRGLPALVPSLVAYGILLVCVFYGDAFAAAFPAIASLTVLQWVWVLLLYCFVASVLPVWLLLQPRDYINSHQLVTALILLSLGLLVLQPTVAAPAFNPNPEGAPSILPFLFITIACGAISGFHGLVSSGTTSKQLACMSDARPIGYGGMLGEGALGMLAVLATTAGFASTEEWYTHYASWGAAQGLPAKLGAFVQGSATFVSALGISMQAAETFMAVIVIAFAATSLDTGARIQRLVIGELGETYGIAPLKNRFVASATGIALALVLALTQAGGKGGLILWPLFGTTNQLLASVTLLLVSVWLRRKGRPVIYTFLPMVFVSAATLFAMLGEVRVYFESGSWLLLTLGLVILVCDVWVMFEGLRIFRDAKPEPPSGAPA
- a CDS encoding endonuclease/exonuclease/phosphatase family protein — its product is MASRDFLVCALAGLALMLSGCPQSCDPARRAGSPEVFIDGRFAEWVDGARLRADGHDLFVRFTVPEPISLQAAPYSLALLLDTDGDAVTGSGLDYVDGETDVGAELAIVFSPPGGRPRPGGGSGEGVAALLLPTDEEDSKAQGFGHEGLDLVFAPTHEATEFELRISRRLSEQPLLSAAFESGRVSAHLFGVGKDTKLLWAEALGSIPLPPLAAVPHRLDAAWPARSAEDVRVVSWNVLFATPMRNPEPFARILRALDPDVVLVQEWEKATADDLRTWFDTHVSPGWHALDSPGWGVGVVARGELRRLGPERIERPVDAPADSFRPDRALRLAAAVVETRLGPVAAASLHLKCCGSPGGSQDRARIAEVSVIRGALADALGDLRDDAPVVRIFGGDLNLVGSAHPLNMLRAGLAADGGDLAVAKTDVLGDRALYTWRGRGSRFGAGRLDFLAYAGAELSRAFAVDTARLQDDVLAEAGLERADSAASDHLALVLDLRPFRSSSVTGAE